The following nucleotide sequence is from Flavobacterium sp. N1736.
GCTCCTAGTAAAGATAACTCGAACATTGTGGCATTTGCTTTAAGCAATACTTTTGAAGCCAAAGTAAGAGACAGCGACAGTACAAAAACAGAACCTAAAAAGATCATGTTACTGAACAATTTAAATTTCAGTACAAGTTATAATTTTAATGCCAACGGAAAAGAAACTCTCGCATGGCAGCCTGTTCTTGTAAGCGGTGGAACTCAATTTTTTGAAAATAAAATGAATGTCAATTTTGGTGCAACTTTAGATCCGTATGCGATCGACAATTCCGGAGCCAAAATAAATGTTTATAATATCGATAATGGTGGAAGTTTATTTAGGCTTACAAGTGCAAACGTGACCTTAAATTATTCTTTTTCGAATAAAGGTGTAAAAGAAGAAAACAAGCAGAGTGAACGGAACGGTGGTCGTAAAGATGATTTATTTGGTACCAATACCGATTTAAATGACAGCCGAAACAGCCAGTTTGCGAATGAAAAAGATGATGGTGAGGATGTTATTACAGAGTTCTTTAATTCGAAAATACCGTGGGATATGACAATGGCGTATTCATTGACGTATTCTAACTTAAATCGTGAAAATAAAATAACAGGAAACTCGATCATGATTTCTGCCAATATGGATATTACTCCAAAATGGAAAGGCGGGGTTTCTACCGGTTATGACTTTGTACAAAAAGGAGTTACGTTTACTCAGTTTCGTTTTGAACGAGATTTATTGAGCTGGAGAATGGCTTTTAACTGGAGTCCGTTAGGAACAAATTCTAACTGGAATTTCTTTATCGGAATTAAATCCGGTGTTCTTAGCGATATTAAATGGAACAAACGAAGCGCTTCTAATCGATAATAAATCGTATTTTAGATCAAATATTTCCTTAACCATTAATTTCTTTTTTTAGTGATTAAGTAATCTATTCCAGCATTTAACAATCTATATTATGAAAAGAATAATTTTTACAGAAAAAGCGCCTGCACCAATCGGTCCTTATAATCAAGCCGTATTATCAGGAAATACACTTTATGCCTCCGGTCAAATCGCAATTAATCCTGCTTCGGGAGAAATCATTACAGAAAACATTAATGATGAAACCCATCAGGTTATGCAAAATATTGCTGCTATTTTAGAAGCTGCAAATATGACTTTTGAGAATGTTGTAAAGGCAACCATTTTCATTATGGACATGAATAATTTTGCTGCAATAAATACTGTTTACGGTTCTTATTTTGACGAAAAAACTGCTCCTGCACGTGAAACAGTTCAGGTCGCCTGTTTACCAAAAAATGTAAATGTAGAAATTTCTATAATTGCTGTACAATAGCATTTAATAATAATTGTGCCGTGGCTTCATTTGTTGCCAGCGGCACATTATGAACATCGCAAATCCTGAGCAGCATATTTACATCAACTTCATGTGCGTGGCTTGCCAGGGGATCTTTAAAAAAGAAGACAATATTAATTCTGCCCTCCGCTACTTTTGAGGCAATTTGAGCATCACCGCCCATAGAACAGGGAAGCATTTTTTTTACTTTAAAGCCTGATTTTTCTGCATTTCTTCCTAATAATCCTGTAGCGATAAGTTTTACCTTCTCATGTTGCAGCGTAAGTCCGTTTTTAATTAAAAACTGAATCATATCCGCTTTTTTATTATCATGAGCAATAATCGCAATTAACGTATTTCCTTTTTTCATGATTTAACAATAAATTTAGTATCAAATTTACGTTAATAAAAATTAAATCATCGATTTAAAGCCATGAAAATCAAATATTTAACTAAATATCAGCAAAAGACTGGCGATTATATGATTTTAATAAATTTAATAACAATAAAAAACCGTTTCATTAAAATGAAACGGTTTTAAATATAATTTTAAATATGTAAAATTTTATAATTGCAGTGCGACAGCATTAAGTAATAATTGAGCAGAAGCTTCATTTGTTGCTAATGGCACATTATGTACATCGCAAACACGAATAAGCATATTAATATCAACTTCATGAGCGTGACTTGCCAGAGGATCTTTAAAAAAGAAAACCATCTGCGTTTTACCTTCGGCAACACGTGCAGCAATCTGGGCATCACCTCCCATTGGTCCTGAAAGTTTTCTTTTTACTTTAAAACCAGCATTTACAGCCTTGCTTCCGGTAGTTCCTGTTGCGATTAATTTAATGTTTTCCTGAAGAAGCAGGGTTTTGTTTTTATTTAAAAACTGTACCATATCTGCCTTCTTTCCATCGTGAGCAATAATAGCAATTTCCATATAATAAATTTAATTATTGATTAGCAACATGGTATGCAATTAATCCGTCAATAGGTCTTCTTAAAACGTTTCCTAATTGAAGTTCGTATTTATCAAATGTTTCCTGTAATTCATCTTTCAGATAAAAAGCAATAGAACCTACGAAATGCACAGGAACTTCTTTGCAATTATCAAATTGCTTGATGTAATTTTTCACGAAAGATTTCATTCCTTTGAAAATAATTTTTCGGCAAAATTCTGAATCTTTATGTTTGATTAAGAATTTAGCAAAAGTCGCTAAATAAGCATTTGGATTTGGTTCTTTGTATAATTTGTTCTTAATATAATCAGCATCCAGATTATATTCTTTTTCAAATTCAACCGCCAAATCTTTAGGCATTTTATTGAAATAATATTTTCTGATTAATTCTTTTCCGAAAACATTTCCACTGCAATCATCCATGGCAATATAACCTAATGACTGTACTTTTTGATGCAATACTTTTCCATCAAAATAACTACAGTTAGAACCTGTTCCTAAAATACTAACAATTGCTGATTCTCCTTTTGGAGTTGTAGCATAAACTGCTGCATAAGTATCTTCATGAACTTCTACAATAGCGTTATTAAAATATTCCTGGAATATTTGTGAAAGTGCTGTTTGCATTCTCTCCGTTCCACAACCTGCTCCGTAAAAGAATAAGTGAGTGGCATTTTTTTTATTTTGCAAAATATCAAAACGATCATTTAATCTTGAAACAATTTCAGGACCGTCAAGAATTTCAGGGTTTAATCCCAAAGTTTGTGTCGTGAATAATACTTTTCCATTATCATCAATTGCAATCCAGTCTGCTTTTGTAGATCCACTATCAACTATTAATTTCATTTTTTTTAGTTTTTTGGATTAGTTTTTCTTCATCAATTTAAAAGTGTGTTTTTTACATTAATTAAAGACAAAACAAAATAAGAAAATCCCGTTACCTTTAGATAACGGGATTTGCCAAATTTATATATTATTATTTTAAACCTGCGATATGCACAGATAAATCGATCAATTTTGAAGAATATCCGTATTCGTTATCATACCAAGATACGAATTTGAAGAAAGTAGAATTCAATCCAATTCCTGCAGTAGCATCAACAATTGAAGTTCTTTTATCAGAAATAAAATCCTGAGAAACAACTGCATCTTCAGTATATCCTAAAATACCTTTCATTGTAGTTTCAGAAGCTGTTTTTAAAACCGCTAAGATTTCTTCGTATGAAGTTTCTTTAGAAACTTTTACAGTTAAATCTACTACAGAAACGTCAGCTGTAGGAACACGGAAAGACATTCCTGTTAATTTACCATTCAAAGATGGAATTACTTTTCCAACT
It contains:
- a CDS encoding methylglyoxal synthase, producing the protein MEIAIIAHDGKKADMVQFLNKNKTLLLQENIKLIATGTTGSKAVNAGFKVKRKLSGPMGGDAQIAARVAEGKTQMVFFFKDPLASHAHEVDINMLIRVCDVHNVPLATNEASAQLLLNAVALQL
- a CDS encoding methylglyoxal synthase — protein: MKKGNTLIAIIAHDNKKADMIQFLIKNGLTLQHEKVKLIATGLLGRNAEKSGFKVKKMLPCSMGGDAQIASKVAEGRINIVFFFKDPLASHAHEVDVNMLLRICDVHNVPLATNEATAQLLLNAIVQQL
- a CDS encoding RidA family protein, with product MKRIIFTEKAPAPIGPYNQAVLSGNTLYASGQIAINPASGEIITENINDETHQVMQNIAAILEAANMTFENVVKATIFIMDMNNFAAINTVYGSYFDEKTAPARETVQVACLPKNVNVEISIIAVQ
- a CDS encoding N-acetylglucosamine kinase; its protein translation is MKLIVDSGSTKADWIAIDDNGKVLFTTQTLGLNPEILDGPEIVSRLNDRFDILQNKKNATHLFFYGAGCGTERMQTALSQIFQEYFNNAIVEVHEDTYAAVYATTPKGESAIVSILGTGSNCSYFDGKVLHQKVQSLGYIAMDDCSGNVFGKELIRKYYFNKMPKDLAVEFEKEYNLDADYIKNKLYKEPNPNAYLATFAKFLIKHKDSEFCRKIIFKGMKSFVKNYIKQFDNCKEVPVHFVGSIAFYLKDELQETFDKYELQLGNVLRRPIDGLIAYHVANQ